In Streptomyces durocortorensis, a genomic segment contains:
- a CDS encoding universal stress protein encodes MARSITVGLDGSPESRAAAEWAAREAALRKQRVRLLHVWQPVPEAMAEAPPLGTETHQHWTERIPREAAQELKLRHPGVEVTTEQRTGVPAEVLLDATYDTELLVLGSRALSGLAGFLVGSVGQSVVARAEVPVVLVRAGERTADEHVEDSAGLPSTATGSRPVVLGLDTDSPDDTMITFAFEEARCRDATLTVATGWNLPSSYAYSLAAWVDLREDIIREQAMALTEVLLPWREKYPDVEVAEVSRLGSPAGLLIDASRDASLVVVGRRVRRSPFGAHIGAVAHAVMHHAIAPVAVVAHA; translated from the coding sequence ATGGCCCGCTCGATCACTGTAGGACTCGACGGCTCGCCCGAGAGCCGGGCAGCAGCTGAGTGGGCTGCCCGCGAAGCGGCGCTGCGGAAGCAGCGGGTACGGCTGCTGCACGTGTGGCAGCCGGTGCCGGAGGCCATGGCCGAGGCTCCGCCTCTCGGCACCGAGACACATCAGCACTGGACCGAGCGGATTCCCCGGGAAGCCGCGCAGGAACTGAAGCTGCGTCACCCTGGCGTAGAGGTGACCACCGAGCAGCGGACAGGAGTTCCGGCCGAGGTTCTGCTCGACGCCACGTACGACACGGAACTGCTGGTACTGGGTTCCCGCGCCCTGAGTGGCCTCGCGGGCTTCCTGGTCGGGTCGGTCGGCCAGTCGGTGGTCGCCCGGGCCGAGGTGCCCGTGGTGCTGGTGCGCGCCGGGGAACGGACCGCCGACGAGCACGTCGAGGACTCCGCCGGTCTTCCGTCCACCGCTACCGGTTCGCGGCCTGTGGTCCTGGGCCTGGACACCGACAGCCCCGACGACACGATGATCACTTTCGCGTTCGAGGAGGCGAGATGTCGCGATGCCACGCTGACCGTCGCCACGGGCTGGAACCTCCCGTCCTCCTACGCGTACAGCCTGGCCGCCTGGGTGGACCTCCGCGAGGACATCATCCGGGAGCAGGCCATGGCACTCACCGAAGTGCTGCTGCCGTGGCGGGAGAAGTATCCGGATGTGGAGGTGGCCGAGGTCTCTCGGCTCGGCAGTCCCGCCGGCCTTCTGATCGACGCCTCCCGCGACGCCTCCCTCGTCGTCGTGGGTCGGCGCGTGCGCCGCAGCCCTTTCGGCGCGCACATCGGTGCCGTCGCCCACGCGGTCATGCACCATGCCATCGCGCCGGTCGCCGTCGTCGCTCACGCCTGA
- a CDS encoding DoxX family membrane protein yields MAVHQPTHRRSPFHLPSLRGNQAATGPEADVSAGAGTRTAQAYVLAPARVLMGFVFLWAFLDKTFGLGYATASSKGWIDGVSPTAGFLGHVAVGPMESTFHAWAGAAWADWLFMLGLLGVGLALTVGVALRLTALAGTLMMALMWVAEWPPAQHLSDGSASMSTNPFADYHLVYAVMLIALAALSAGDVFGLGRLWARLPVVRDHGWLR; encoded by the coding sequence ATGGCCGTGCACCAGCCCACTCACCGCCGCTCACCTTTCCACCTGCCGTCGTTGCGCGGGAATCAGGCCGCTACCGGACCGGAGGCGGACGTGTCGGCGGGTGCCGGCACGCGTACCGCGCAGGCTTACGTGCTCGCCCCGGCGCGTGTGCTGATGGGCTTCGTCTTCCTGTGGGCCTTCCTCGACAAGACGTTCGGCCTCGGTTACGCGACGGCCTCAAGCAAGGGCTGGATCGACGGGGTTTCGCCCACCGCGGGCTTCCTCGGGCATGTCGCCGTCGGCCCGATGGAGTCGACGTTCCACGCATGGGCCGGTGCGGCCTGGGCGGACTGGCTCTTCATGCTGGGCCTGCTCGGGGTCGGGCTGGCTCTGACGGTGGGGGTGGCGCTGCGTCTGACGGCGCTCGCGGGAACGCTGATGATGGCGTTGATGTGGGTGGCTGAGTGGCCGCCCGCGCAGCACCTGTCGGACGGGTCGGCGAGCATGTCGACGAACCCGTTCGCCGACTATCACCTGGTCTACGCGGTGATGCTGATCGCTCTGGCGGCTCTCTCGGCCGGCGACGTGTTCGGTCTGGGCAGGCTGTGGGCCAGGCTCCCGGTCGTCCGTGACCACGGGTGGTTGCGCTGA